The following proteins come from a genomic window of Pseudomonas putida:
- the gorA gene encoding glutathione-disulfide reductase, with protein sequence MAFDFDLFVIGAGSGGVRAARFAAGFGAKVAVAESRYLGGTCVNVGCVPKKLLVYGAHVADELEQAAGFGWTLEEGHFDWGTLIANKNREIERLNGIYRNLLVNSGVTLLQGHARLTGANEVEVDGQRYTAEHILIATGGWPQVPDIPGKELAITSNEAFYLKSLPRRVLVVGGGYIAVEFAGIFQGLGADTSLLYRGDLFLRGFDGSVRTHLKEELEKRGLDLQFNADIQRIDKLEDGRLKATLKDGRELVADCVFYATGRRPMLDNLGLENTGVELDARGYIRVDEQYQTTAPSILAIGDVIGRVQLTPVALAEGMAVARRLFKPEQYRPVDYQNIPTAVFSQPPIGTVGLTEEQALEAGHKVQVFESRFRAMKLTLTDIQEKTLMKLVVDAETDKVLGCHMVGPDAGEIIQGLGIALKAGATKQQFDETIGVHPTAAEEFVTMRTVTR encoded by the coding sequence ATGGCCTTCGATTTTGATCTGTTCGTGATTGGCGCCGGGTCCGGTGGTGTACGCGCAGCGCGTTTTGCTGCCGGTTTTGGCGCCAAAGTGGCAGTGGCTGAAAGCCGCTACCTGGGGGGGACCTGCGTCAACGTCGGTTGTGTGCCGAAAAAGCTGCTGGTGTACGGCGCGCACGTTGCCGATGAGCTGGAGCAGGCCGCGGGTTTCGGCTGGACGTTGGAAGAGGGGCATTTCGACTGGGGTACCCTGATTGCCAACAAGAATCGGGAAATCGAGCGCCTTAACGGCATCTACCGTAACCTGCTGGTCAACAGCGGGGTGACCCTGTTGCAGGGCCACGCGCGTCTGACGGGTGCCAATGAAGTGGAAGTGGACGGTCAGCGCTACACCGCCGAACACATCCTCATCGCTACCGGTGGCTGGCCGCAGGTACCGGACATCCCCGGCAAGGAACTGGCCATCACCTCCAACGAAGCCTTCTACCTCAAGAGCCTGCCGCGCCGCGTGCTGGTGGTGGGCGGGGGGTATATCGCCGTCGAATTTGCCGGCATCTTCCAGGGCCTGGGTGCCGACACCTCACTGCTGTACCGTGGCGACCTGTTCCTGCGCGGCTTCGATGGCTCGGTGCGCACCCACCTGAAGGAAGAGCTGGAAAAGCGCGGCCTAGACTTGCAGTTCAACGCCGACATCCAGCGCATCGACAAGCTTGAAGATGGCCGCCTCAAGGCCACGCTCAAGGACGGCCGCGAGCTGGTAGCCGACTGTGTGTTCTATGCCACTGGCCGGCGCCCGATGCTGGACAATCTGGGCCTGGAAAACACCGGCGTCGAGCTGGATGCGCGCGGCTACATCCGGGTTGATGAGCAGTACCAGACCACCGCGCCCTCGATACTTGCCATTGGCGATGTGATCGGCCGTGTGCAGTTGACTCCAGTGGCCTTGGCTGAAGGCATGGCCGTGGCGCGGCGCCTGTTCAAACCCGAGCAATACCGCCCGGTGGATTACCAGAACATCCCCACGGCGGTGTTCAGCCAGCCGCCAATCGGTACCGTGGGCCTGACCGAAGAGCAGGCGCTGGAGGCCGGGCACAAGGTGCAGGTATTCGAAAGCCGTTTCCGGGCCATGAAGCTGACCCTGACCGACATTCAGGAAAAGACCCTGATGAAGTTGGTGGTGGACGCCGAGACCGACAAGGTGCTGGGCTGCCACATGGTCGGTCCTGACGCTGGCGAGATCATTCAGGGCCTGGGCATTGCGCTTAAAGCCGGTGCGACCAAGCAGCAGTTCGACGAAACCATCGGCGTGCACCCGACGGCGGCTGAAGAGTTCGTGACCATGCGCACAGTCACCCGCTGA
- a CDS encoding DUF1883 domain-containing protein — MKFVHQREHLNEDDIVVIECSQRCNIRLMNDANFRSFKNGGRHTYHGGHFEKFPAKITVPSTGFWNITIDTVTTRPISVTRKPTLTHKIKIIRRSSSKLR, encoded by the coding sequence ATGAAATTCGTACACCAGCGCGAGCACCTCAACGAGGACGATATCGTCGTCATCGAGTGCTCCCAGCGCTGCAATATCCGCCTGATGAACGACGCCAACTTCCGCAGCTTCAAGAACGGCGGCCGTCATACTTACCACGGCGGCCATTTCGAGAAGTTTCCGGCAAAGATAACCGTACCCAGCACCGGCTTCTGGAACATCACCATCGATACCGTGACCACTCGCCCGATCTCGGTCACCCGCAAGCCAACCCTGACCCACAAGATCAAGATTATCCGTCGCTCGTCGTCGAAACTCAGATAA
- a CDS encoding ATP-binding cassette domain-containing protein — protein sequence MSAVIKDNAHGKALVSLRGLNKHYGDFTAVDNLDLEIQDGEFLTFLGSSGSGKSTTLSMLAGFETPSSGEILVDGQSLVNVPPHKRGIGMVFQRYSLFPHLNVRDNIAFPLAIRKLGAAETAKRVDAMLKLVQLEQFAHRKPSQMSGGQQQRVAIARALVYEPRILLMDEPLGALDKKLREDLQDELRQLHRRLGITIVYVTHDQEEAMRLSQRIAIFSHGKIVGLGTGYDLYQNPPNAFVASFLGNSNFLRIKASSNGAGSFEGQPVAIRLTPGLTASQDALIMVRPEKAVALTAEQATREPLPAGWNEVSAKVGEVLFLGESQTCHVVTAGGTELTVKALSAAGMPMQPGDNVKVRWAVTDACIYTEWAESDLSKSAGAH from the coding sequence ATGAGTGCAGTGATCAAAGACAACGCGCACGGCAAGGCCCTGGTCAGCCTGCGCGGCCTGAACAAGCACTACGGCGACTTCACCGCCGTGGACAACCTCGACCTGGAGATCCAGGACGGCGAGTTCCTGACCTTCCTCGGTTCCAGCGGGTCGGGCAAGTCCACCACCCTGTCGATGCTGGCCGGCTTCGAAACACCGAGCAGCGGCGAGATCCTGGTCGACGGCCAGTCGCTGGTCAACGTGCCACCGCACAAGCGTGGCATCGGCATGGTGTTCCAACGGTACTCGCTGTTCCCGCACCTGAATGTGCGTGACAACATCGCCTTCCCACTGGCCATTCGCAAACTCGGCGCTGCCGAAACCGCCAAGCGCGTCGACGCCATGCTCAAGCTGGTGCAACTGGAACAGTTCGCCCACCGCAAACCCTCGCAAATGTCGGGCGGCCAGCAGCAGCGCGTGGCGATTGCCCGGGCGCTGGTGTACGAACCACGTATCCTGCTGATGGACGAGCCGCTCGGCGCGCTGGACAAGAAACTGCGTGAAGACCTGCAGGACGAACTGCGCCAGTTGCATCGCCGCCTGGGCATCACCATCGTCTATGTCACCCACGACCAGGAAGAAGCCATGCGCCTGTCACAGCGCATCGCCATTTTCAGCCACGGCAAGATCGTCGGCCTGGGCACCGGTTACGACCTGTACCAGAACCCACCGAATGCCTTTGTCGCATCGTTCCTGGGCAACTCCAACTTCCTGCGGATCAAGGCCAGCAGCAACGGCGCGGGCAGCTTCGAAGGCCAGCCAGTGGCCATTCGCTTGACCCCGGGGCTGACCGCCTCGCAGGATGCACTGATCATGGTGCGCCCGGAAAAAGCCGTGGCCCTGACCGCTGAGCAGGCCACGCGCGAGCCGCTGCCGGCGGGTTGGAACGAGGTCAGTGCCAAGGTTGGTGAAGTGCTGTTCCTGGGTGAAAGCCAGACCTGCCACGTGGTAACTGCAGGGGGTACCGAGTTGACCGTGAAGGCACTGTCGGCGGCGGGCATGCCGATGCAGCCGGGCGACAACGTGAAGGTGCGCTGGGCAGTGACCGACGCTTGCATTTATACCGAATGGGCCGAGAGTGACCTGAGCAAGTCGGCCGGGGCGCATTAA
- a CDS encoding ABC transporter permease subunit → MKVAINALHNAQGAPTGAGAPGTVPRRASLSQRWKGSRNLLPALLFLGVFFFAPLIGLLLRGVLEPTPGLGNYEQLFANSAYARVLFNTFSVAGVVTLISVLLGFPLAWAITLVPKGWGRWLLNIVLLSMWTSLLARTYSWLVLLQGSGVINKALMAMGIIDAPLEMVHNLTGVVIGMSYIMIPFIVLPLQATMHAIDPMVLQAGSICGASPWTNFWKVFLPLCRSGLFSGALMVFVMSLGYYVTPALLGGAQNMMLPEFIIQQVQSFLNWGLASAAAALLVAITLVLFYLYLKLQPESPVGNAR, encoded by the coding sequence ATGAAAGTCGCCATCAACGCCCTGCACAATGCGCAAGGTGCCCCCACGGGTGCCGGCGCCCCAGGCACCGTCCCGCGCCGCGCAAGCCTGAGCCAGCGCTGGAAAGGCAGCCGCAACCTGCTGCCCGCCCTGCTGTTCCTTGGCGTGTTCTTCTTCGCGCCACTGATCGGCCTGTTGCTGCGCGGGGTGCTGGAACCCACCCCGGGGCTGGGTAATTACGAGCAGCTGTTTGCCAACTCGGCCTACGCGCGTGTGCTGTTCAACACCTTTTCGGTGGCCGGCGTGGTTACCCTGATCAGCGTGCTGCTGGGCTTCCCGCTGGCCTGGGCGATCACCCTGGTGCCCAAGGGCTGGGGCCGCTGGCTGCTGAACATCGTGCTGTTGTCGATGTGGACCAGCCTGCTGGCGCGCACCTACTCGTGGCTGGTGCTGCTGCAAGGCTCGGGGGTGATCAACAAGGCGTTGATGGCCATGGGCATCATCGATGCCCCGCTGGAAATGGTGCACAACCTCACCGGCGTGGTGATCGGCATGAGCTACATCATGATCCCGTTCATCGTGCTGCCACTGCAGGCGACCATGCACGCCATCGACCCGATGGTGCTGCAGGCAGGTTCGATCTGTGGCGCCAGCCCGTGGACCAACTTCTGGAAGGTGTTTCTGCCGCTGTGCCGGTCGGGGCTGTTCTCCGGGGCACTGATGGTGTTCGTGATGTCGCTCGGTTACTACGTCACCCCGGCGCTGCTGGGGGGTGCGCAGAACATGATGCTGCCCGAATTCATCATCCAGCAGGTGCAGTCGTTCCTCAACTGGGGCCTGGCCAGCGCTGCCGCCGCACTCCTGGTAGCGATCACCCTGGTGCTCTTCTACCTGTACCTGAAGCTGCAGCCGGAATCCCCGGTTGGCAACGCGAGGTAA
- a CDS encoding c-type cytochrome, giving the protein MTPLRRVMIGSLLILIWPTAHAADGQKVFTQGGANPAAMACLGCHGPDGKGIAAAGFPRLAGLPAGYLAKQLHDWRNGSRKQPVMEPLAKALSDDEIKAVSTYLASLPAAPAGDLRRQQIANDPATRMALYGDWSRQIPGCVQCHGPGGGGVGEHFPPLAGQPASYLVAQLNAWRDGSRSNDPNQLMVGVAKAMTDEEVKAVAEFFARPASQEVTP; this is encoded by the coding sequence ATGACACCGTTGAGACGCGTGATGATCGGCAGCCTGCTGATCCTGATCTGGCCCACGGCACATGCCGCTGACGGTCAGAAGGTCTTCACCCAGGGGGGAGCCAACCCCGCTGCCATGGCCTGCCTTGGTTGCCATGGCCCGGATGGCAAGGGCATTGCCGCCGCCGGCTTTCCACGGTTGGCCGGGCTTCCGGCCGGTTACCTTGCCAAGCAGTTGCATGACTGGCGCAACGGCAGCCGCAAGCAGCCAGTGATGGAGCCCTTGGCCAAGGCCTTGAGCGACGATGAAATCAAGGCCGTCAGTACCTACCTGGCCAGCTTGCCGGCAGCGCCCGCTGGCGACCTGCGCCGGCAGCAGATTGCCAATGACCCTGCCACCCGCATGGCCCTGTACGGCGACTGGAGTCGGCAAATTCCTGGCTGCGTGCAATGCCATGGGCCGGGAGGCGGCGGAGTGGGCGAACACTTCCCGCCCTTGGCCGGCCAGCCCGCCAGTTACCTGGTGGCACAGCTCAACGCCTGGCGTGACGGCAGCCGCAGCAATGACCCCAATCAGCTGATGGTCGGCGTGGCCAAGGCCATGACCGATGAGGAGGTCAAGGCCGTTGCCGAGTTCTTCGCTCGCCCCGCCAGCCAGGAGGTCACGCCATGA
- a CDS encoding extracellular solute-binding protein has translation MLLSKRVTAVLSASLLTLACQAAQAADSLNFVSWGGTTQDAQKEAWAVPFTKATNIKVVQDGPTDYGKLKAMVESGNVQWDVVDVEADFALRAASEGLLEPLDFTQIKRDKIDPRFVSDHGVGSFFFSFVLGYNEGKLGANKPVDWTALFDTKTYPGKRALYKWPSPGVLELALLADGVAPDKLYPLDLDRAFKKLDTIKKDIVWWGGGAQSQQLLASGEASLGQFWNGRVYALQQDGAPVGVSWKQNLVMADFLVIPKGAKNKDAAMKFLANASSAEGQAEFANKTAYAPVNVDSVAKLDKDLAPNLPTAYAQDQVTLDFAYWAKNGQAIAARWNEWLVK, from the coding sequence ATGCTGTTAAGCAAACGTGTAACCGCAGTGCTGTCTGCCAGCCTGCTGACCCTGGCATGTCAGGCCGCCCAGGCCGCCGACAGCCTCAACTTCGTCAGCTGGGGCGGTACGACCCAGGACGCCCAGAAAGAAGCGTGGGCTGTACCGTTTACCAAAGCCACGAACATCAAGGTCGTGCAAGACGGCCCCACCGACTACGGCAAGCTCAAAGCCATGGTCGAGAGCGGTAACGTGCAGTGGGACGTGGTCGACGTCGAAGCCGACTTTGCCCTGCGTGCCGCCAGCGAAGGCCTGCTCGAACCCCTCGACTTCACCCAGATCAAGCGCGACAAGATCGACCCACGCTTCGTCTCCGATCATGGCGTCGGCTCATTCTTCTTCTCCTTCGTGCTCGGCTACAACGAAGGCAAGCTCGGCGCCAACAAGCCGGTGGACTGGACCGCGCTGTTCGACACCAAGACCTACCCCGGCAAGCGAGCCCTGTACAAATGGCCCAGCCCAGGCGTGCTGGAACTGGCCCTGCTGGCCGACGGCGTAGCCCCCGACAAGCTGTACCCGCTGGACCTGGACCGCGCCTTCAAGAAGCTCGACACCATCAAGAAAGATATCGTCTGGTGGGGCGGTGGCGCCCAGTCGCAGCAGTTGCTGGCCTCAGGTGAAGCTTCGCTCGGCCAGTTCTGGAATGGCCGCGTCTACGCCCTGCAGCAAGACGGTGCACCGGTGGGCGTGAGCTGGAAGCAGAACCTGGTCATGGCCGACTTCCTGGTCATCCCCAAAGGCGCCAAGAACAAGGACGCGGCGATGAAATTCCTGGCCAACGCCAGCAGCGCCGAAGGCCAGGCCGAATTCGCCAACAAGACCGCCTACGCGCCGGTCAACGTCGACAGCGTGGCCAAACTGGACAAAGACCTCGCGCCAAACCTGCCAACTGCCTACGCCCAGGACCAGGTCACCCTCGACTTCGCCTACTGGGCCAAAAACGGTCAAGCCATCGCGGCCCGCTGGAATGAGTGGTTGGTCAAATGA
- a CDS encoding OmpA family protein has product MLRLLVLLLTLLPLATLAEPLHLRVQGSNTIGAALLPALVQGQLRAQQATAIEQQPGKVANEWVITARDEHGQPLRIDIAAHGSSTGFVALGRGEADLAAASRPINDSEVRQLQALGDLRAAGAEHVIGLDGVAVFVHPDNPIPQLNTRQLAQIFSGQIQRWEQLGIPGGAIHLYARDDRSGTFETFKALVLEPQHGELSAKARRFESSDELAERVGNDRQAIGFSSLAAVHGAKVLAVAEGDAPAMLPERARVASEDYPLSRRLYFYLPANPKPQAKALADFAQSPAGQAIIAQQGFVSQQVKAVSVAPQRDMPPRYRTLARQAQRLSVNFRFQEGSASLDNKALRDVQRVAEYLRQAGKLQGKAVLVGFGDPKETPGRAALLSRLRAQAVRRELARGGVEVMQVTGMGDELPVAGNELEQGRLRNRRVEVWVY; this is encoded by the coding sequence ATGCTCCGCCTGCTTGTCTTGCTGCTCACCCTGCTACCACTCGCGACCTTGGCTGAGCCCCTGCACCTGCGCGTGCAAGGCTCCAACACCATCGGCGCGGCCTTGCTGCCGGCGCTGGTACAGGGGCAATTGCGCGCGCAGCAGGCCACAGCCATCGAACAACAGCCGGGCAAGGTTGCCAACGAGTGGGTGATTACCGCCCGCGACGAGCACGGCCAGCCCTTGCGCATCGACATTGCCGCCCACGGCTCAAGCACCGGCTTTGTCGCGCTGGGCCGTGGCGAAGCGGACCTGGCCGCTGCCTCGCGGCCGATCAACGACAGTGAAGTCCGCCAGTTGCAGGCGCTGGGTGACCTGCGCGCAGCAGGCGCCGAACACGTGATCGGCCTCGACGGCGTCGCAGTCTTCGTCCACCCCGACAACCCAATTCCCCAACTGAACACTCGGCAACTGGCGCAAATTTTTTCCGGGCAGATTCAGCGCTGGGAACAACTGGGCATACCGGGCGGGGCCATTCACCTGTATGCCCGAGACGACCGTTCCGGGACTTTCGAGACCTTCAAGGCACTGGTGCTGGAACCTCAGCACGGCGAGCTTTCGGCCAAAGCCAGGCGCTTCGAGTCCAGCGACGAACTGGCGGAGCGAGTGGGTAACGACCGCCAGGCCATCGGTTTCAGCAGCTTGGCCGCCGTACACGGGGCCAAGGTGCTCGCGGTGGCCGAGGGCGACGCGCCGGCCATGCTGCCGGAGCGCGCACGGGTGGCCAGCGAGGACTACCCGCTCTCGCGGCGCCTGTACTTTTACCTGCCAGCCAACCCCAAGCCCCAGGCCAAGGCCCTGGCGGATTTCGCTCAGAGCCCGGCCGGCCAGGCGATCATCGCCCAGCAGGGTTTCGTTTCGCAGCAGGTCAAGGCCGTGTCCGTCGCCCCCCAACGTGACATGCCACCGCGCTATCGTACCTTGGCCCGGCAAGCGCAGCGCCTGAGTGTGAACTTCCGTTTCCAGGAAGGAAGCGCCAGCCTGGACAACAAGGCCCTGCGCGATGTGCAGCGGGTGGCAGAGTACCTGCGCCAGGCCGGGAAGCTACAGGGCAAGGCAGTGCTGGTTGGGTTCGGCGACCCCAAGGAAACCCCCGGGCGCGCAGCCCTGCTCTCCCGCCTGCGCGCGCAAGCGGTGCGCCGCGAACTCGCGCGCGGAGGGGTGGAGGTGATGCAGGTGACCGGGATGGGCGATGAATTGCCAGTGGCCGGGAATGAACTGGAGCAAGGCCGGCTGCGCAACCGGCGGGTCGAAGTGTGGGTGTATTGA
- a CDS encoding ABC transporter permease subunit → MLLSPNAMGRPLRTGLYLTTGVIAAFLLLPVVFIVLLSFGSSQWLVFPPPGWTFKWYGQFFSNPEWMEAALASLKVAMLTTVAAVLLGLPTAFALVRGRFPGRELLYGLFTMPMIVPLVIIAVAVYALFLKLGYTGTLFAFVVSHVIVALPFTIISIINSLKLFDQSIEDAAVICGASRLQAIFKVTFPAIRPGMIAGGLFAFLVSWDEVVLSVMMASPDLQTLPVKMWTTLRQDLSPVIAVASTLLIGLSLLVMFIAAALRRRTETNA, encoded by the coding sequence ATGCTCCTGTCTCCCAATGCCATGGGCCGCCCGCTGCGTACGGGCCTGTACCTGACCACCGGGGTCATCGCGGCCTTCCTGCTGCTGCCGGTGGTGTTCATCGTGTTGCTGTCATTCGGCTCGTCACAGTGGCTGGTGTTCCCGCCACCGGGCTGGACCTTCAAGTGGTACGGCCAGTTCTTTTCCAACCCGGAGTGGATGGAGGCCGCGCTGGCCAGCCTGAAGGTGGCCATGCTGACCACGGTCGCCGCCGTGCTGCTGGGCCTGCCCACCGCGTTCGCCCTCGTGCGTGGCCGCTTCCCGGGCCGCGAGCTGCTATACGGGCTCTTCACCATGCCGATGATCGTACCGCTGGTGATCATTGCCGTGGCGGTGTACGCGCTGTTCCTCAAGCTTGGCTATACCGGCACGCTGTTTGCGTTCGTGGTCAGCCACGTGATCGTCGCCCTGCCGTTCACCATCATCTCGATCATCAACTCGCTGAAACTGTTCGACCAGTCGATAGAGGATGCCGCGGTGATCTGCGGCGCCTCGCGCCTGCAGGCCATCTTCAAGGTGACCTTCCCGGCCATTCGCCCCGGCATGATCGCCGGTGGCCTGTTCGCCTTCCTGGTGTCATGGGATGAAGTGGTGCTGAGCGTGATGATGGCCAGCCCCGACCTGCAGACCCTGCCAGTGAAGATGTGGACCACCCTGCGCCAGGACCTCAGCCCGGTGATCGCCGTGGCCTCGACCCTGCTGATTGGCCTGTCGCTGCTTGTCATGTTCATTGCCGCCGCCTTGCGCCGGCGCACCGAAACCAACGCCTGA
- a CDS encoding c-type cytochrome, with translation MKTMIPVLLLLTVGSAQATPIAMEDQSQLKVPAVQAAPQFVPPAESELPDNAFGKMVREGHALFVDTRRLMPEAVGNGMNCSNCHLDQGRLAHSAPLWGAYPMYPAYRKKNDKVNTFAERIQGCFQFSMNGKPPAADSPQMTALAVYSYWLSTKAPTGVEIAGRGYPEVAQPKGGYDFKRGQQVYREQCAICHGDNGEGQKVAGEYVMPPLWGKDSYNWGAGMHRINTAASFIKYNMPLGKPGSLSDQQAWDVAAWINRHERPQDPRLVEGSIEKTRVKFHANDGVNLYGQQVDGVLIGQGTGS, from the coding sequence ATGAAAACCATGATTCCAGTCTTGTTGCTGCTGACCGTGGGCAGCGCCCAGGCCACGCCGATCGCCATGGAAGACCAGTCGCAGTTGAAGGTTCCCGCTGTGCAGGCGGCACCGCAGTTCGTGCCGCCCGCAGAGAGTGAATTGCCCGATAATGCCTTTGGCAAGATGGTGCGTGAAGGCCATGCCTTGTTTGTCGATACCCGCCGATTGATGCCCGAGGCTGTGGGCAATGGCATGAACTGCAGTAACTGCCACCTCGATCAGGGGCGGTTGGCGCATTCGGCGCCGCTGTGGGGCGCCTACCCGATGTACCCGGCGTATCGCAAGAAAAATGACAAGGTCAACACCTTCGCCGAGCGTATCCAGGGGTGTTTCCAGTTCAGTATGAACGGCAAGCCACCGGCCGCTGACAGCCCGCAGATGACGGCATTGGCAGTGTATTCATACTGGCTGTCGACCAAGGCACCGACCGGTGTGGAGATTGCCGGACGTGGTTATCCGGAGGTGGCACAACCCAAGGGCGGTTATGACTTCAAGCGCGGCCAGCAGGTTTACCGCGAACAATGCGCGATTTGCCATGGCGATAACGGTGAAGGGCAAAAGGTCGCAGGCGAGTACGTAATGCCGCCGCTTTGGGGCAAGGACTCCTATAACTGGGGGGCTGGCATGCACCGCATCAACACCGCTGCGTCGTTCATCAAGTACAACATGCCGTTGGGCAAGCCAGGCAGCCTCAGCGACCAGCAGGCCTGGGACGTGGCGGCGTGGATCAACCGCCACGAGCGGCCACAGGACCCGCGGCTGGTGGAGGGATCCATCGAGAAAACGCGGGTGAAGTTTCATGCCAATGATGGGGTGAACCTGTATGGTCAGCAGGTTGATGGGGTGCTGATCGGACAAGGGACGGGGAGTTGA
- a CDS encoding bifunctional 3,4-dihydroxy-2-butanone-4-phosphate synthase/GTP cyclohydrolase II — MAFNTIEELLEDYRQGKMVLLVDDEDRENEGDLLIAAERCDAQAINFMAREARGLICLTLTDDHCQRLGLEQMVPANGSVFSTAFTVSIEAATGVTTGISAADRARTVAAAMAPNARPEDLVQPGHIFPLRAREGGVLTRAGHTEAGCDLARLAGFSPASVIVEVLNDDGTMARRPDLEVFAARHGIKIGTIADLIHYRLSTEQTIKRIGERELPTVHGTFRLVTYEDRIEGGVHMAMVMGDIRREQPTLVRVHVIDPLRDLVGAEYAGPANWTLWAALQKVAEEGTGVVVILANHESSQALLERVPQLTHPVRPYQRGQSKVYSEVGTGAQILQDLGVGKLRHLGPPLKYAGLAGYELEVVQSIPFDPGMDG; from the coding sequence ATGGCTTTCAACACCATCGAGGAACTTCTCGAGGACTACCGGCAAGGCAAGATGGTCCTGCTGGTGGATGACGAGGACCGGGAAAACGAAGGCGACCTGCTGATCGCCGCCGAGCGTTGCGACGCCCAGGCCATCAACTTCATGGCCCGCGAGGCGCGCGGGCTGATCTGCCTGACCTTGACCGACGATCACTGCCAGCGCCTGGGCCTGGAGCAGATGGTTCCGGCCAACGGTAGCGTGTTCAGCACCGCGTTCACCGTGTCGATCGAGGCGGCCACCGGGGTCACCACCGGCATTTCCGCCGCTGACCGGGCTCGCACCGTGGCAGCGGCCATGGCCCCCAACGCTCGCCCCGAAGACCTGGTACAACCTGGCCACATCTTCCCCCTGCGCGCCCGCGAAGGCGGCGTGCTGACGCGTGCCGGCCACACCGAAGCCGGCTGCGACCTTGCACGACTGGCCGGTTTCAGCCCGGCCTCGGTCATCGTTGAAGTGCTGAACGACGACGGCACCATGGCCCGCCGCCCCGATCTGGAGGTGTTCGCCGCCCGGCATGGCATCAAGATCGGCACCATCGCCGACCTGATCCACTACCGTCTGAGCACCGAGCAGACCATTAAACGCATCGGCGAGCGCGAGCTTCCGACCGTGCATGGCACCTTCCGCCTGGTCACCTATGAAGACCGCATCGAAGGAGGCGTGCACATGGCCATGGTCATGGGCGACATTCGCCGCGAACAACCGACCCTGGTGCGGGTGCATGTGATTGACCCGCTGCGCGACCTGGTGGGTGCCGAATACGCAGGCCCTGCCAACTGGACGTTGTGGGCGGCGCTGCAGAAGGTGGCTGAGGAAGGTACTGGCGTGGTGGTGATCCTGGCCAACCACGAATCCTCCCAGGCCTTGCTTGAGCGCGTGCCACAACTGACCCACCCTGTGCGGCCCTATCAACGTGGCCAGTCCAAGGTGTATTCCGAAGTGGGTACCGGGGCGCAGATTCTGCAGGACCTTGGCGTGGGCAAGCTGCGTCACCTGGGGCCACCGCTGAAATACGCGGGGCTGGCGGGCTATGAGCTGGAGGTGGTGCAGAGCATCCCGTTCGACCCGGGGATGGATGGCTGA
- the galU gene encoding UTP--glucose-1-phosphate uridylyltransferase GalU — MIKKCLFPAAGYGTRFLPATKAMPKEMLPVVNKPLIQYGVEEALDAGLNEISIVTGRGKRALEDHFDISYELENQIKGTDKEKYLVGIRRLLDECSFSYTRQTEMKGLGHAILTGRPLIGDEPFAVVLADDLCVNPEGDGVLTQMVKLYKQYRCSIVAIQEVDPQETNKYGVIAGEMIRDDIFRVTNMVEKPAPEDAPSNLAIIGRYILTPDIFDIIANTKPGKGGEIQITDALLQQAKDGCVIAYKFKGKRFDCGGAEGYIDATNFCFENYYKTGKAY; from the coding sequence ATGATCAAAAAATGCTTGTTCCCGGCAGCCGGCTACGGCACTCGCTTCCTGCCTGCTACCAAAGCCATGCCCAAGGAAATGCTGCCGGTGGTCAACAAGCCACTGATCCAGTATGGCGTTGAAGAAGCATTGGATGCTGGTCTGAACGAGATCTCCATCGTTACCGGGCGCGGCAAGCGAGCCCTGGAAGACCACTTCGACATCAGCTACGAGCTGGAGAACCAGATCAAGGGCACCGACAAGGAAAAATACCTGGTCGGTATCCGTCGTCTGCTCGACGAGTGCTCGTTCTCGTACACGCGCCAGACCGAAATGAAAGGTCTCGGCCACGCCATCCTCACTGGCCGCCCACTGATCGGCGACGAGCCGTTCGCGGTGGTGCTGGCGGATGACCTGTGTGTCAACCCGGAAGGTGACGGCGTGCTGACGCAGATGGTCAAGCTGTACAAACAGTACCGCTGCTCGATCGTCGCCATCCAGGAAGTCGACCCGCAGGAAACCAACAAGTATGGTGTGATCGCCGGTGAAATGATCCGCGACGACATTTTTCGTGTGACCAACATGGTCGAAAAACCGGCTCCGGAAGACGCGCCTTCGAACCTGGCGATCATCGGCCGTTACATCCTGACCCCGGATATCTTCGACATCATCGCCAATACCAAACCAGGCAAAGGCGGTGAAATCCAGATCACCGATGCCCTGCTGCAGCAGGCCAAAGATGGCTGCGTGATTGCCTATAAGTTCAAAGGCAAGCGTTTCGACTGCGGTGGTGCCGAAGGCTACATCGACGCGACCAACTTCTGCTTCGAGAACTACTACAAGACTGGCAAGGCTTACTGA